A single Eubalaena glacialis isolate mEubGla1 chromosome 18, mEubGla1.1.hap2.+ XY, whole genome shotgun sequence DNA region contains:
- the LOC133078650 gene encoding zinc finger protein 268-like: MTKSQGLLSFNDVAVDFTWEEWQLLDTVQKNLYRDVMLENYSNLISLGYQVTKPEPVMHLEKGKEKEKAVVEREFPSQCGPEVMWQVYDWHREDNGKGGPVERDHENNALGKIFPLSKNFVSFTQRPHKCVSRGISLKQNSDPSYQSKSYAEMNSDELNGYGKSFFHTLHETSHPRAQYYEHNLCVRSFSTVTNLKRHHRIHTEGKPYECSECPRSFRYKSKLIIHQGTHTGEKPYRCSECQKGFSTKCHLTLHQRTHTGEKPYECIECQKSFRTKYHLILHHRTHTGEKPYECKECGKAYREKTKLRLHYRTHTGEKPFECSDCGKGFMQKSNLIIHQRIHTGEKPYGCKECGKAFCSKSQLVVHQRNHTGEKSYECRECGKAFCSKSQLVVHQRNHTGEKSYECRECGKAFNKNLHLITHQKIHIREKPYEYSECGKAFVHTSQLILHQRNHTARTPYECEGCGKAFNKKSHFITHQRIHTGEKPYECSECGKAFIDKSQLIVHRRTHTGEKPYECKECGKAFNKKSSLITHQRIHTGEKPYECSECGKAFIDKSHLIVHQRTHTGERPYECSECGKAFIRKAMLIVHQRTHTGEKPFVCLECQKAFSSMAMLSRHQLIHTGEKPHGCSECGKAFRQKSHLIIHQRCHTGEKPYGCIPCGQIFNQKSQLIRHQRHHTGEKPYQCTQCGKPFFEKSYLSVHQRSHAGQKPYQCGECGKTFSVKFFLTSHEEIHT, encoded by the exons atgacCAAGTCCCAG GGCTTATTGTCATTCAATGATGTGGCTGTGGATTTCACCTGGGAAGAGTGGCAGCTGCTAGACACTGTTCAGAAGAACCTCTACCGGGATGTGATGTTGGAAAATTATAGCAACCTAATATCATTGG GTTATCAAGTTACCAAGCCAGAACCAGTGATGCActtggagaaaggaaaagaaaaagaaaaagcagtagtAGAGAGGGAATTCCCAAGTCAGTGTGGTCCTG aagtaATGTGGCAAGTTTATGATTGGCATCGGGAAGATAACGGGAAGGGTGGACCTGTGGAGAGAGATCATGAAAACAATGCATtgggaaaaatatttcctttgagcAAAAACTTTGTTTCATTTACACAAAGACCCCATAAATGTGTCTCAAGAGGAATAAGTTTGAAACAAAATTCAGACCCAAGTTATCAGAGTAAAAGCTATGCAGAAATGAACTCTGATGAGTTAAATGGTTATGGGAAGTCATTTTTCCATACTCTACATGAAACCTCCCACCCTCGAGCCCAGTACTATGAACATAATTTATGTGTGAGGTCTTTCAGCACAgtaacaaatcttaaaagacATCACAGAATTCACACAGAAGGGAAACCTTATGAATGCAGTGAATGTCCCAGATCCTTCAGGTATAAGTCAAAGCTCATAATACACCAGGGAACCCATACAGGAGAGAAGCCATACAGATGCAGTGAATGTCAGAAAGGTTTCAGTACAAAATGTCATCTCACTCTGCACCAGAGAActcatacaggagagaaaccgTATGAATGTATCGAGTGTCAGAAATCCTTTAGAACAAAATATCATCTCATTCTACACCATAGGActcatacaggagagaaaccctatgaatgcaaAGAATGTGGAAAAGCTTACAGGGAAAAGACGAAGCTCAGATTACATTACAGAACacatacaggagagaaaccttTTGAGTGTAGTGATTGTGGGAAAGGTTTTATGCAAAAGTCAAACCTGATTATCCATCAAAGAATccatacaggagagaaaccctatggaTGTAAAGAATGTGGAAAGGCCTTCTGTAGTAAGTCTCAGCTTGTTGTTCACCAGCGAAATCATACAGGAGAAAAATCCTATGAATGCAGGGAATGTGGAAAGGCCTTCTGTAGTAAGTCTCAGCTTGTTGTTCACCAGCGAAATCATACAGGAGAAAAATCCTATGAATGCAGggaatgtggaaaagccttcaaTAAAAACTTACACCTCATAACACATCAGAAAATTCATATCAGAGAGAAACCTTATGAATACAGtgaatgtggaaaagcttttGTACACACATCACAGCTCATTCTACATCAGAGAAATCATACAGCAAGAACACCTTATGAATGTGAGGGATGCGGGAAAGCCTTTAATAAAAAGTCACACTTCATAacccatcagagaattcatacggGAGAGAAGCCTTatgaatgcagtgaatgtgggaaggcTTTTATAGACAAGTCACAGCTTATTGTTCATAGAAGAACTCATACgggagagaaaccttatgaatgcaaggaatgtgggaaagcctttaatAAAAAGTCATCCCTCATAacacatcagagaattcatacgggagagaaaccttatgaatgcagtgaatgtggaaaagcttttataGACAAGTCCCATCTCATTGTCCATCAGAGAACTCATACAGGAGAGAGACCCTatgaatgcagtgaatgtggaaAAGCTTTCATACGAAAGGCAATGCTCATTGTCCATCAGAGGACacatacaggagagaaacccttcGTATGCCTTGAATGCCAAAAAGCCTTTAGCAGTATGGCAATGCTCAGTAGACATCAGTTGattcatacaggagagaaaccccatggatgcagtgaatgtgggaaggcTTTCCGCCAAAAAAGCCATCTTATTATCCATCAACGATgccatactggagagaaaccctatggaTGCATTCCATGCGGTCAAATCTTCAACCAGAAGTCACAGCTCATTAGACATCAGAGAcatcacacaggagagaaaccatatCAGTGCACTCAATGTGGGAAACCCTTTTTTGAGAAATCATACCTCAGTGTCCATCAGAGAAGTCATGCAGGGCAGAAACCTTATCAATGTGGTGAGTGTGGGAAAACTTTCTCTGTCAAGTTCTTTCTCACTTCACATGAGGAAATTCATACATGA